The Solanum dulcamara chromosome 2, daSolDulc1.2, whole genome shotgun sequence region ATCACCAATTATTAATCAAAACACACAATAATTATCACGTGTGTGAGTTTCCTACCTGAAATACCACAATGGTTTAGGTAGAAAAAATGAACAATTGATAAGTGATGTAAGTTTTGATGTAAAATAGTTGGTGTTAGTTTAGACATGAAACTCAAACACCTAATAGTTCAGATATGAAAATCAGAATACTTTAAGTGTGTtattaaaaggaaaagaaaaactcAATATAGAGAAGTGTGATATCCATTTGATCTCTTCAGATCAAAAGGTTAAAATCAAATCTATATCAGTTACACATCTCCCTTGCTTGCAGGGCCAGATCTAAAAGCTCAATTACGGATTTATGTGAATTCAGTAGGTTTTCccatatatatactattaacttacaatatttataaatatttgactGTGAACCAAATTATTATTGTAATATTAACTTGAGATCACGGCAGaaactcataaacttcaaatcctGAATGCTTCCTTGCATTTTGTAATTcattgagaaaaatatttgactcAAAAGTGTTTTGAACTTGagcaaagttatatatatagtttCAAAACCAAAAATATGAAGAGGAATAAGAATTCAAGTAGTTTTTTGGTGCTCAAAGTTACACAGAAACCTGAAAATAACATTGTCATACTTATTTTTTCCCATCCCTCGAGAAATCTATAGACACTGGTGATGGTGGCTGTAACTGGAGCAGTTTCCTTGCTACTTCCAATGCTTTTTCTGCTGCGAGTTGTGGGTGCTCCACGATACTCATTGTCACAAGTGATGGCGAACTAAAGAGAAGGAACCGGATCAACTCAAACTCAGGAATGAAACCTGAGATATTCGTTAACTTGACCTGATGAAGTTGTCTGAAGGGAAAAGTTGTGCAGTCTAGGAGTTGTAGATAACCGGAGACTTGTTTGTGTTTTAACTTCGTTGTAGAAGACTAAATAGAGCAGAAACATAACAAGTTAttattcatacatatgaaacaaAGTATCACAAATTAGATGGAGTAGTGTTACAAACTTACCTCAATATAAAGTTGTTCCAAATTCGGAGAATTTCTAATCAAGCAGACAACAGCAGATATCTGATCAAATTTGGTAAAGTTTACACCTTTGAGTTGAAGAATCTTCAGAGACGTTGGTAACATAGACGGAACTGGAGTTTCAGCTAGGAGCTGAAAGAGCTGAAAGAATGATAATCAGATAAACTGAATTTTAATTAGTAATACAAAAACAGAATTTAGACGACGTATAGATAAGAAATGTTAGCAATAGGAAAACAGAAATGACATATATACAAGTAGGCACTAACCTGTAGAAAATTGCCGTTTAGACGAAGTATTTTGACTTTAGGCAAGCTATTCACAAGCTTAACGAAATCAGAGATAGGATTGCCTTTAAGACCGATTACAACTCTCTCCAGCGAAACAAAAACTTCAGTCAAGTTAGGAGCTTTTTCTAAGGAAATTGATTCAAACTTATCATCGGCCTTGATGGACAACCTCTTGAGTTTTGAACCACTGATATTAAAATGAGAAACACCGGAACAACCGTGTAACAGTAGCCTTTGAAGGACGGGGCAACTAGAGAGAATACCTTCAAAACAGTTGTTTGCAAGGTGAATCCCGTAAAGAAGTAATTTGTTAAGAAATAAGAAGCCTTTAAACTCTGGTGTAGGCGAAAAATCAAAATTACGGAGCATCAAGTATGTCAAGTCCagacaagaaaagaaatatgaaGGTAACGTATGACGCACAGTTTTTCCCTCCTTGTATTCTAAGGTTAATATCTTGATGTTTTTCTGAGATAAGCGTAAAATCCATTTGTTCACATCTGGAACTGTACTCATTGAACTGAAATTAGGAATACGTACTTTAAATTTCTCTAATCGACCAGGATGAAGCAGAAGAGACTTGGTGACAATTTCGTCAAATTGATACTTGTGCACAACACTAGGACTTCTCTTCTTGACGGCATAGTCTTGAAGTTGTTTAAAATTGGTCATCAAACACTAATCGTGGAACTTTTAAATGGTAAAATCTCCACTTTTTTGATACAACACTAGTTCTTATAGTGTCGCATATAGACATTTTCCCTAGAATGCAACCTATTACATTCTTTGGCAAGTTACTGATTATATCTTCACCAACAATTGATTCTTGACTTGTTTTCCGTTGATTTCTTTTGATACGTTTTGAAGACATATCGTCCTAAGAACGACAATAAAAATACACCAATGTAATCATCTTAACAAGAACATAAAGCAAAATCATACATATGCCTGTAAAAACAACATTGTACATGAACATAATAACAACAGGTATTCTCTTGTAGATGCTAAGATTAGGTTATTCATGTTGGtgtaatatacaataaaattacaattgaaaaatgaaCTGAGTCGCGGATATCTCACTCgcagattcaagcccactgcggCATAATCTACACCGATCCAGCAGTAATACTCTTGGCTTAGAATATTTTCTTTGTCTCAACTCTTTTTTTCACTACACTAACATCTATATGAATATAATACTTCTCATCTTTTCTCGCACACTTTCCTTGTACTCAATATAATGTAagatcataaatatttataggtGAGGAAGAATGTGGGCAATGTATTCTCTTGTAGATGTTAAGATTAGGTTATTCAAAAGTAGAGTAGCAAGATATCTTTGTTTTCGTGACGCTGACAAGCATCTCGACTATTTCTCTAGGTACCTACAACCTCTCACCAGCATAGATATCCGGTAACTTAGCCCAACAAAACTCAGGTAGATGAGATGAAATCACCTAGTGtagaaattttaactttaagttaTATAGGGTGCCATATAAAAGGTCTACAACATATATAATGTGGGCTAagaatcataaatttttaagaTAAAATTCTAGCTGAGATGAAAACAGTAGGTTCTTGGCAGACAAAGTTacataataattataaattgaagaaaataaacaaaattgaagaagagagaaaaaaaaacttacaatTAGATTCCTTTAAGAGAATTGAAGAACTTTGATGAAGTGTAGATCAGAGTCTTGGGTATAGAAAAATTTCTGAAAGATAAATAATTACTATCGTTGGAAGGTTTAACAAATATTTAAGACCTTTTTAACCTAAAACACCAAATTCCTTGTTGTGGAAGGAATGAGAAACAATTAGGCagaatattaatattttaaagctaattaattataaccaccttaattattgttttttctGGAAACGCCTTGGTTAATTAGGCAGAATATTCCTTCAATTTTATGCAATACATTCTCTTCCTAAATCAAATAGTACAATTTTCTCTACTTAGAATTTCTTGTATGGTgtgtaaaattatatatactttCTTCGTTCGCTTTTATTTATCAACTTAAAACCTTGCTcatataataattgatatgaaaattttatcataatatctatattaattgatgtttcaGTTACTCAGAGGAAAGTACAAGTTCTGGAAGGAAATCTTGTCtctgattttgttatttttatgaataGATTGCCTAAAGTCATAATACTTCATCTCTTCTATATATATTACTTATAAATGTCTCTATTATCATGttgccaaaataaaattaagagtGATGAACCCAAAGAGTTAAAAGGCTACTTGTCTTAATTATAGGTAATGGAGGCAAATAGTTCTTCGCCAAAGTTTTTTTATATTACCAAGGTAAATAGTCGTACGAAAGCTTAAATTTGTAAATATGATGGCGATAAATTAGATGataaaaactatattaaaaaatataacattattatatgatttgaATAATTGGCCTACATATTTAAAGACTAATAAAAAGCATAAAAGTTGAAGAGAGAAAATCTCTCCAGAAACAAAACTCTTTTAACGACTACATTGTGGATGCTATTGTGAAAATATATGGAAGAGAATTATATTCTCCTTTCAGGAAAAAAGTAAAACCAATTATggtgaaaatattgaaaataagttTTAGGcatgatacataaatatgtctTTTAACTTGACTTCAACTGACATCTATGTCCTCCAACTTTGAgtgtgcacaagtaggcacttaaaacttgtataaaattgaataagtaggCATATGTGTGTCCTACGCGACATAATACACATACGATacaaaattgtcatgtaggaCAAATGTGTTTATATGgttaattttatacaaatttgaatgtctacttgtgcacactcAAAGTTAAAGGGCATAGATGTCAGTTGACATTTCACATTATAATTGTGTCCTTCTAACCTTCCAATACACCTCAGCGTCCCTCGTAGCACCCGTCCCCACCACCCCTAGCAAGAGGAGAAATTAGTACTCAATTTTATAGGTTTTGAAttttacaataaaaatattaagtaataataatcgtgtttaaaatcaaatatttatatatatttaatgaatttattaACGCAAATACAATATTTGAACAAAATCTACTATGTTCGAGTGAATTCGCATGTGGGCTACTAATTCTGCCTTGCCCCTATCCCCACACCCCATATTATTCGTctcaatttatacaaatatgtttaagataatattattttttttagacatgatacatatatgtgcCCTTTAACTTGAATTCCACTGGCAACTATACCTTTCAACTTTGATTGTAcataagtagacacttaaattttatataaagtTGAGCAAGTAGACACATGCGTCTTATGTACGTAGCAATTCGTATCTTACGTAGCATCATGCATGTATTATGTCTTGTTCATACTTATACAAATTCAAATGCCTACTTGTACATGCCTAAAGTTGAAGAACATAGTTATCAGTTGAATCCAAGTATGTATTGTGTCTTTTTCTTATATTCCGAAacctaataaatataaataacaaattcacttatttttctgaattttttttttcctcaacACACCCataaagttaatttatttattttggaataAATAAATATCCTTCCTTTTATTCCcccctaataataataattgtacACTCTTCAATCACTCCACACcgtttgcttttctttttttcccccTTAATTTAAGAAAACCTCCGCCCTGTGAAATCTACAATCCCCATTTCTCTCTTTGGTTCATGAAAAGGTGTTTTTGGATCATCCAACATCAGTATTTCTTTGATCTTGGTAAGCATTAATTCTTCTTGTTTTTTGTTTCTCCCAAAAATTCATTTCCTTCCCATTTGGATTGTGTAATTAGTTTATGAAAAATGGGGGTTTAATTGTGCTTAGGGTTATGCAAATTGTGGGCAAAATATAATTGCTTTGTATATCATTTGGATTTATGATTTGATTTCAGTTAAAAGAGCATATATGGGTCATTTGTGTAACCGTAGATCAGTTTTATAACGAGGGATATATCAGTTCTATATcgtttttccctttttttaatTACATTGGGGGCACAATGTGGGGAAGTCGAACCCCCAGTAACTTGGTGAAAGTTCAGGTAGCCAAACAATTGAGCTATACTAAGGTCTCCTACCTTTTCAATTAGTTTGGagattttattcatttcttgTATTATTGTTCATTTTCTACAGGGTCTTCATTGGTGAATGTGGTACTATGATGCCTTCTGAGGCTAAAAAGCATTGTTGTGAATCGTTGCCTCTTGATGTACTTAGCAATCTTCCGGAGAATGTAATTGATGTCATTTTGATGTCTTTACCTTTTAGGGATGCGGTGAGGACTAGCATTTTATCAAACATATGGAGATATAAATGGTGCAGACTTCCTGAGTTGACGCTTGATGATACTTTTTGGAAaactaaaaataacttaatattTCATACGACTGCGATTACCAAGATTATCTATCACATTTTGATATTTCATGAAGGACCGATTACAAAGTTTACACTCTGTGTTCCTAAGTCGAGAAGTTGTCCTATGATCGATGACTTGATATATTTCCTAGCTAAAAATGGTATTCAGGATCTTGTTCTTAAACTTCCATTCAAGGGTGAACCATATGAATTGCCGCCTTCATTTTTCAAAAGCTTGCAGTTGAGGAATTTGATTCTCCAGAATTGCTTAATACTTCGTCCACCGACCTTCAAAGGATTTGATAGGTTAATTAAGTTGGAACTATGTGAAGTTACAATTTCTTCCGAGTTGCTAGGAAGTTTAATTTCTCATTGCTTGTTGCTCGAGCATTTGGTTCTCTATATTGCCGAGACTTACAGCAACCTCATTGAAATTAATGCTCCCAGGCTGAAATCACTTTACTTCGCAGGCAGTGTGAGATCTATCTTTTTAAACAATATCCCTCTTCTGTCTAAACTTTTACTTGCATCTAGTGACACAGATTATTTGGGGGCTGAAAAATGGGATATTGTAAAGTTTTTCGAGTCTCTTGAGTCTTTTTCTGCTCTCGAGCATCTATACTTGAATATGGTAAATGTTGCTTCTTGACTTCATTGTAACGCATTTTGAATCTTTTGGGCTTCGTGTCATcctgattttttgattttttcttccTAGTTATTTGCTGCAGAAGCAAGTGAAGTACCAACGAGGCTTCCCTTTGATCTTAAATGTGTCAAAAAACTTGACTTAAGTGTTGATCTTTATAACTCGGTTGAGGTTTCATGTGCTCTTTGCTTGATAAGAAGCTTCCCGTATTTACAATATATGGATATTTCGGTActcttctctctctttcttattgGCTTTTTAACTTTCATACTTACTGAAATCATCAAATAGTTCAGAGAATTGAGTTTTGTTAATTTTTCTTAGGAGGCTTATTATAAATATGATATAGAAGAAGCTTATCAAGTAGAATTTCCCTCGGATGTGACGTTTAATCACCTAAGGGAAGTTAGGCTAACACTTGCTAGTGGCTCAATCATCGAGATGCAGCTTGCCAAACTTCTGTTAGCCAATTCTCCCATGCTAGTGAGAATGCTCTTCTCGTCGTGTGTAGTTAAAGGATCTGCAGCAGTCAAAAAACTCGCTGCTGAGCTAACAACATTTCAGCGTGCATCACCTAAAGCAGAAGTGGCCTTCATCGAAAACTAGTACATGATTACAGTCCTGTTTATTGATCTTCAGGAGTGTTTAATCGGACCATGATGTTTAGCtcaaatattttgaaagttAATGTGAATAGCTAGAAAGTACTCTCTGTACATCAGTTTTGGGAAGATTTGACTTCGTCTGTTGCATAATTTGTTATTACAATCTGATGTTTTCTTGGACTCACTTCTGTCTTCTCGAGTTGATAGCCTACGCGGTTACTGTTTATTGTGGGCTTGTTGTGTGTTATTTTTCTACTTGGTCATATACGTAAGCAATTGCTAGCTTGAAACCTTCTCTCTATTTGAGTGACTTTCTTGTTATAAAAAATAGTTGGGTGATTTTTGTGATACTCGGATAAGATGTTCCCTCCCATAGACGACTACACTCCTAGGGCTTGAACCCGAGGTTTCTAGTTAAGGATGGTGGGATACTCGCATAGCAATGACGCCGTGTGACCCTATAGTAGTACATTGAAGCACCATCACAACTTTAAATTTCTGGTGAAGTTGAGATGCTAAACAAACCTCTATATTCTAGTTTGATCATGTTATACTATAAAGTAAGATGTTATGTCTGCAAATGTTTTGGTGCTATGAAGAAGGTATTTATTTTTGTACCCTCATTTAGTGTAGTAGTACTGTTGATTCTTGTCTGTGCATAATGTTCTTGTCTGCAAAGTTGTGtgaaagaagtattggggagaagtGAGGATCAGAGAGCTAGCGTAGACCAAAGAAGTATTAGAGAgaagtgattagacaagatatagCACACCTGCAACTTATTGAGGACGTGAAAATAGATAGGAAGTTATGgaggtagaaggttagtaggtagtcgAACGTTGTCTAGTTTGCCTTTCtctatattgttattattactttcTTAGTATCTTACTCTTAGATTTTAGTATTACCCATTGTGTCCTTTACTCCCGTTATCATATTATCCagttatcatattatttgttgttgctaTCGGAAACTCATTGCAACGAAGAACAATAAATTCTGAGTACAATTGTTTGTTGAGTTAACAAAGGTAATTGTATAATCTTTTCTCAAGGGAAAGTGTTGGTAATCTGCATAAGAGATATCTAAaacttatttctacttaattagTACTCATAATTACCACTTCCAATACTATTAGCAATCTGTTTAGCTAAATACCATATAGCATGTTAATTTGGAGGTATATTTTCTTAGTACATTTTTAACAATAACCAATTAAAATGTAGATAGTATCTTGCATCATATGTGCAAGGAATATACTCGAATTTCAAGGTCACACCTTGGACAAATTTATTAGAGTTTATGGATCATGAAATAAGAATTTGAAATTATCTTGATTTTCATGTGCATTAGTctataaattttttgaaatatgtgTGATCAACTTTGTTTGAGTTCAAATTTTGTCGGTTCATTCACGAACTAGTAAATGATTCTCATTGTTTTTTAAAGACAAACATCACTTTTTTGAGTTTATTGGTCACAAAATAGAATTTAGGATTATCTCGGCTTTTTGTGTGTttaattcatgatttttcaagaatatgTATGCCTGACTCTGTTTGAAATCAAATTTTATAGGTTCATTCGTGGTGATCTAGTAATAATACCCATTGTTTTCAAGGAGAGATTTCCCTCCTTTTGAAGTTTATGGATCACTAAACAGGAATTTAGAACATATCAACTTTTCGTATATTTAGttcatgaattttttagaatatatgtgattgattttgttTGATGATCAAATTTTGCGGGGCTATTGATAATAACATAGTAATGATACTTATTGTTTAAGGATAGATGTCACTCTTTTTGAGTTAATCGGTAATAAATCAAGAATTTAGAATTAGCTCAATTTTGTATGTATTAGTCCTTGAATTTTTTAATATGCATGACTGATTGTGTTTGCGCATAAATTTTGTGAGTCTATTCATGACGACTTAGTAAATAATACTCATTGTTTTTCAAGAAcataatttgtttttttctttgacTTTACGGGTCATGAAATAGAAATTTAGGATTATCTCAGCTTTTTGTGTATATTGATATATGAATTTTTCAGAATATATGTGACCGATTCTATATGAGCTTAAATTTTATGGGTCTATTCATGACGAGCTAGAAATGATACTCATTATTTTTCAAGGATTTATGTCACTTCTTTTTTTGTAGTTTATGGCcacaaaaaaaaggaatttgggATCATCGCAACTTTTCGTCTGTTAATATTAGTCTATGATAAAAATTTAGGATTATCTTGCCTTTTCTAATGTAGTAGTCCACAAATTTTCTGAAATATGTGTGACCGACTCTGTTTGAGCTCAAATTTTATAGGTCCATTTGTGATGATTTAGTAATTGAtactcattattttttcaagacaATCGTTGTTTTTTTGGAGTTTGTGGGTCACGAAATAGGAATAGGATTATCTCAATTTTTTGTATGTATTAGttcatgattttttaaaatgtgtGTGACAGATTACTCTGTTTGAGCTTAAATTCTGTGTGTCTTTTCGTGACGACCTAGTAAATGAtactcattattttttcaagacaAATGTTGTTTTTTGTAGTTTATGGGtcataaaataagaatttaagATTCTATCGACTATTCGTGTGTATTACTCTATGAAATTTATAGAATATGTGTAATTGACTTGGTTTGAGTTTAAATTTTGAGGGTTCATTCATGAGAAGCTACAAAATAATACTTATTGTTTTTCAATGACATTTTGTGGGTTCATTCATGACAAGCAACAAAATAATACTTATTGTTTTTCAATGACATTCATGACTTGTTTTGGAGTTTATAAATTTTCTGGAATATGTGTGACAGATTCTATTTGAGCTTTGATCTCAAACAGAGTTGGTCACACATATTTGGAATTATCTTGACTTTTCATTTGTATTAGTCCATgaactttttaaaatatgtgtgaCCAACTCTGTTTGAGATCAAATTTTGTGGCTCCATTCATGATGACCTAATAAATGATACTCATTACTTTGCAAAGACAAATGTCGCTTTTTGTCCAATTCATGGGTCACGAAATAGAAACTTATGATTATCTATTTATGATTATCTCAACTTTTCGTGTGTATTAATCTATGAATTTTCTAGAATATGTGTGATCGATTTTGATGGGTTGAAATTTTGTGAGTATATTTTTGATGAGCTAGAAAATGATGCTTATTATTTTTCAAGGATATACATCGCTTTGTGGAGTTTATGGATCACGAAATAAGAATTTAGGACTATTTCAGCTTTTTGTGTATTAGtccattaattttttgaaatatgtgTGACCAATTCTGTTTGAAGTCCAACATTGTGtccattcgtaacgacctagtaaATGATGcccattattttttcaagataGGCATCGCCTTTTTTGCAATTTATCAAtcacaaaacaaaaaatttaagattatttcaaatttttacGTGTATTAATCTATAAATTTTATAGAATGTGTGATTGACTCTGTTTGAGCTCAAATTTTGTATGTCCATTCATAACAAGTTAGAAAATAATACTCAATTGTTTTCAGGGACATCCATGACTCTTTTTTAGAGTTTTATGAGTCGGAAAACATGAATTTAGGATTACCTTGACTATcgaatgaaaaatcaaaaagatAAAAGAGAATGCTTCCAAATATCCTTTCATTCCATGGTTCCCAAACAAAAAGTTAGAAATGCATTAGTGAGAACATCAGCAAAGATAAAACTTGCAATTTAACTTGTAAATTATGTATTGACGAGAGTATTTTAATCAAAGGAACCCCACAACTTGCTGCCTTGTTTGACAAAGCTCAACTGGGAAATAGAAAGCATAAATCTGCCTTCATTGACCCAAAACACATGAACACTAGTCTATTCCGATTGAACATAGGCAAAATACTAGCATGGGGCTTATgaacttgaaagaaaaaaagtacaTAGAATCGATAGGAGCGTAGTTTTTACATCAGGAAGAAGAATCAGTTTCGGTTCTTAAACAGAAAGAACCCCAATCCACTAACTGCTAAGGTCACGATGAGAGGTACTCTGATCGAATTAAAATCTCTTCTCTTGCTTGTTCTTGCTTGTCGTGATTGTTCTCCTAGTCTGTCGCGAAGAAGATTGCTGAGGTTGTCCAACTGATGCATAATTTGGCGTTGTCCACGTGCAACATTAGATAGCTGCGAAGATAGTCAATGCAAAGGGAAAATAACTTAGTTATCTTCTGATGTTTTACTTTTGCAGTAACAAAAGGCAGTGCAGATTGACaagtcaaaatcatatattCACATGTTCCATCAGAGTCAAAAAGAAGATGATGACTAATTAATCATAGGTTGCAAGGCAAAAGCCGGGTGAAATATGTACCTCTTCCATCAGATTGGATTCCTTTGGAATTAGCGAAGATGAGGATGATGAATTTGGCATAATGGATCCTGTCAATGAACCATTTTCTAAACCAGATATGAAGTAAGAAGTTGGGCCGGATCCATTACAGGCTTCGGCTTGCATAGCCAGACTTTGTGTGCTCGGAGAAGCTCTTTTGTTGCTTAACTTGGAATTAAGTTCTTC contains the following coding sequences:
- the LOC129879597 gene encoding F-box/FBD/LRR-repeat protein At1g13570-like, with protein sequence MTNFKQLQDYAVKKRSPSVVHKYQFDEIVTKSLLLHPGRLEKFKVRIPNFSSMSTVPDVNKWILRLSQKNIKILTLEYKEGKTVRHTLPSYFFSCLDLTYLMLRNFDFSPTPEFKGFLFLNKLLLYGIHLANNCFEGILSSCPVLQRLLLHGCSGVSHFNISGSKLKRLSIKADDKFESISLEKAPNLTEVFVSLERVVIGLKGNPISDFVKLVNSLPKVKILRLNGNFLQLLAETPVPSMLPTSLKILQLKGVNFTKFDQISAVVCLIRNSPNLEQLYIESSTTKLKHKQVSGYLQLLDCTTFPFRQLHQVKLTNISGFIPEFELIRFLLFSSPSLVTMSIVEHPQLAAEKALEVARKLLQLQPPSPVSIDFSRDGKK
- the LOC129874448 gene encoding F-box/FBD/LRR-repeat protein At1g13570-like, producing the protein MMPSEAKKHCCESLPLDVLSNLPENVIDVILMSLPFRDAVRTSILSNIWRYKWCRLPELTLDDTFWKTKNNLIFHTTAITKIIYHILIFHEGPITKFTLCVPKSRSCPMIDDLIYFLAKNGIQDLVLKLPFKGEPYELPPSFFKSLQLRNLILQNCLILRPPTFKGFDRLIKLELCEVTISSELLGSLISHCLLLEHLVLYIAETYSNLIEINAPRLKSLYFAGSVRSIFLNNIPLLSKLLLASSDTDYLGAEKWDIVKFFESLESFSALEHLYLNMLFAAEASEVPTRLPFDLKCVKKLDLSVDLYNSVEVSCALCLIRSFPYLQYMDISEAYYKYDIEEAYQVEFPSDVTFNHLREVRLTLASGSIIEMQLAKLLLANSPMLVRMLFSSCVVKGSAAVKKLAAELTTFQRASPKAEVAFIEN